A single region of the Mesotoga sp. BH458_6_3_2_1 genome encodes:
- a CDS encoding 23S rRNA (pseudouridine(1915)-N(3))-methyltransferase RlmH codes for MNIKVVVTGKPKSHFIVEGIEQYRKWLTSFARIDLEYFPLGGKIHRERERVKEKEGKRYLKIASPYDTILLLDDRGDQYSSEEFARMLEKWQNIGVSSLSFFIGGPLGFSEEVLSRDWQKLSLSRMTFTHEMAVLLLLEQLFRGFTILDNRPYHY; via the coding sequence ATGAATATAAAGGTTGTTGTTACCGGAAAGCCAAAGTCGCATTTCATAGTTGAAGGAATCGAACAGTACAGAAAATGGCTTACTAGCTTTGCAAGAATTGATCTTGAGTATTTCCCACTGGGTGGTAAAATCCATAGGGAGAGGGAAAGGGTTAAAGAGAAAGAGGGAAAGAGGTATCTGAAAATTGCCAGTCCTTATGACACAATTCTCCTTCTCGATGATCGTGGAGATCAATACTCATCAGAAGAGTTTGCACGAATGCTTGAAAAATGGCAAAATATAGGAGTAAGTAGTCTGTCTTTCTTTATCGGAGGACCATTAGGTTTCAGCGAAGAGGTTCTTTCGAGAGACTGGCAGAAGTTGTCTTTGTCAAGGATGACATTCACTCATGAAATGGCTGTTCTCTTACTTTTGGAGCAGCTCTTCAGGGGATTCACAATTCTGGACAACAGACCGTATCATTATTGA
- a CDS encoding cytidine deaminase, with translation MKDTSEEKALIQKAIEAKDRSYSPYSEFPVGAALLTEEGEVFVGTNVENGSYGLSICAERAAIVSAVSRGYRRFRSIAVVSDQKEPTSPCGACRQFMVEFGDFEVILVGSERILRTSTYELLPLHFEMEK, from the coding sequence ATGAAAGACACTTCAGAGGAGAAAGCACTAATACAGAAGGCTATTGAGGCAAAGGATAGATCATATTCACCGTACTCGGAATTTCCCGTTGGAGCGGCTCTGCTGACAGAGGAGGGTGAGGTTTTCGTTGGAACTAATGTGGAGAACGGTTCATACGGACTCTCCATATGTGCCGAAAGAGCGGCAATAGTATCTGCAGTCTCAAGAGGTTACAGGAGATTCAGGAGTATTGCAGTAGTGAGCGACCAGAAGGAGCCAACCTCTCCATGTGGAGCATGTAGACAGTTTATGGTTGAATTTGGTGACTTCGAAGTAATTCTCGTAGGAAGTGAAAGAATTCTAAGAACAAGCACCTATGAGTTACTGCCTCTTCATTTCGAAATGGAGAAGTAA
- a CDS encoding ABC transporter permease — protein sequence MNTSKIYALLVPVVSVLIALLIASIIIIMIGKNPITAYSIMLEGAFGSQEAVADTIMKMTPLILTGLAVGFGFRAGVFNIGAEGQMTMGALIGAIVAMNIGGIPSVIAIPLSILVGMLAGAFWASIAGFLKAFTGAHEVISTIMLNWIAANIASFMVSGPLAVGSGTPKSPEIAEAAKLPVILKVQATELSIGIFIAIAVAIIMYILIEKTTTGYKLKAVGFNPHAAEYGGISIRKSIILTMAISGALAGMAGIVDLIGVPPHRFVGELTGGRGFDGITIALIGRNHPIGIIFAALLIAALRTGSNAMQIRAQIPNDIVSIIQGIVIFLVAAERIVSTLISWRRKKGVTAI from the coding sequence ATGAATACAAGCAAAATCTACGCATTACTAGTACCTGTTGTCTCCGTTTTAATAGCTCTCCTGATCGCCTCCATTATCATCATAATGATCGGAAAAAATCCGATAACTGCCTATTCCATAATGCTTGAAGGTGCATTCGGCAGTCAGGAAGCAGTCGCGGATACAATCATGAAGATGACACCTCTAATTCTAACCGGTCTTGCAGTAGGGTTCGGTTTCAGAGCGGGAGTTTTCAACATAGGCGCAGAGGGCCAAATGACAATGGGCGCACTCATTGGCGCCATAGTAGCTATGAACATTGGGGGAATACCCTCGGTAATCGCTATTCCTCTTTCGATACTTGTTGGAATGCTTGCCGGTGCCTTTTGGGCGTCTATAGCCGGTTTTCTTAAGGCATTTACAGGGGCTCACGAAGTTATCTCGACGATAATGCTCAACTGGATTGCTGCAAACATTGCCTCTTTTATGGTATCTGGACCTCTTGCGGTGGGCTCGGGTACTCCTAAGAGCCCAGAAATTGCAGAAGCGGCTAAGCTTCCAGTAATACTAAAGGTTCAAGCCACAGAACTCAGTATTGGGATTTTTATTGCCATTGCCGTGGCAATAATAATGTACATCTTGATAGAGAAGACTACAACTGGATACAAGCTAAAGGCCGTTGGGTTCAACCCTCATGCAGCAGAGTACGGTGGTATTAGCATAAGAAAGAGTATAATTCTAACCATGGCGATCAGTGGTGCTCTTGCCGGAATGGCAGGAATAGTTGATCTCATTGGGGTCCCACCTCACAGATTTGTCGGCGAACTGACCGGTGGAAGGGGATTCGATGGGATCACAATAGCTTTGATCGGTAGAAATCATCCTATCGGTATAATTTTTGCTGCTCTACTTATTGCTGCCCTTAGGACCGGCTCAAACGCGATGCAAATTAGAGCCCAGATACCAAACGACATTGTTTCAATAATCCAGGGGATAGTAATCTTTCTTGTTGCAGCTGAAAGGATCGTATCCACACTCATATCCTGGAGGCGAAAGAAAGGAGTGACTGCAATATGA
- a CDS encoding NUDIX hydrolase, whose translation MELSIAKEEIFSGRILKLEKHTVTLQDGSTASREVVRHPGAVAIVAVSGSKLLLVKQFRFPVQKYMLEIPAGKLDAGESPEECARRELLEETGYIPKDLRKLATIETSPGFSDEIIHIYSSEVERFQVPCPDVGEFVEPVLIDTKEVIKMIIDGQITDSKTISGILLSFLGKESDYND comes from the coding sequence ATGGAGCTTTCAATTGCGAAGGAAGAAATCTTCTCTGGCAGAATCCTAAAACTCGAGAAGCACACTGTGACCTTGCAGGACGGAAGCACCGCATCTCGAGAGGTTGTAAGACATCCTGGGGCAGTGGCAATTGTTGCGGTTTCGGGCAGCAAATTGCTTCTTGTCAAGCAGTTCCGTTTTCCTGTTCAGAAGTATATGCTCGAAATTCCGGCAGGAAAACTCGATGCAGGTGAGAGTCCTGAAGAATGTGCCCGAAGAGAGTTGCTGGAGGAGACGGGATACATTCCGAAAGATCTGCGAAAACTGGCAACGATTGAGACTTCGCCGGGTTTTTCCGATGAGATAATTCACATCTACTCTTCGGAAGTTGAAAGATTTCAGGTTCCGTGTCCCGATGTGGGTGAATTTGTGGAACCGGTTCTGATTGACACTAAAGAGGTTATCAAGATGATAATCGACGGGCAGATAACTGACAGCAAAACGATCTCAGGTATTTTGCTCTCTTTTCTTGGAAAGGAAAGTGATTATAATGATTAG
- the gltX gene encoding glutamate--tRNA ligase: MIRVRFAPSPTGFLHVGGARTALFNYLYAKHYGGKLVLRVEDTDISRSTKEFEEQLMEALLWLGITWDEGPDVGGSSGPYRQSERGEIYRDMVIDLLKRDLAYKVYAYPEEIEGLHDKLLSEGKAPHYDHSMLESFNSADRVSEFESKQLNPVVFFKMPRKEYRLSDKIKGEVVFKEGAIGDFVIMRSNGQPIYNFAVVADDISMEISHVIRGDDHLSNTLRQLALYEAFGVAIPSFAHVSMILGPDGKKLSKRHGDTSVEQFREKGFLPEAFFNFLALLGWSHPDGKEILRHEEIVESFTIERVNTSAAIFDDAKVRWMNGVYIRETDLDRITDLTIPFIVESKLMTSEEVVANRKWLRRAIDSVRKGVETLSEVPEKMKLYFDDPELTQFSPSSDSEREVYRALEAFKDRVEYLDSWNNDEIIGTIRAIIKDMKPDRKGFYMTLRYILTSAEEGPELVDVIFLLGRNKTLNRLQRALRMA, from the coding sequence ATGATTAGAGTGAGATTTGCGCCCAGCCCTACTGGATTTCTCCATGTCGGCGGAGCGAGAACTGCGCTTTTTAACTATCTGTACGCAAAGCACTACGGAGGGAAACTCGTTCTGAGAGTTGAAGACACAGATATTTCCAGATCCACGAAGGAGTTCGAAGAACAACTGATGGAAGCACTCCTGTGGTTGGGCATTACATGGGACGAGGGACCAGACGTTGGTGGTTCATCTGGACCGTACAGGCAGAGTGAAAGAGGTGAGATTTACAGAGACATGGTCATAGATCTCCTTAAAAGAGATCTGGCCTATAAGGTTTACGCTTATCCAGAGGAGATAGAGGGACTTCACGACAAGCTTCTTTCGGAAGGTAAAGCTCCACACTACGATCACTCGATGCTGGAGTCCTTCAATTCAGCCGATAGAGTATCTGAATTTGAATCGAAACAGCTGAATCCCGTTGTCTTCTTCAAAATGCCACGTAAAGAGTACCGGCTTTCGGACAAGATAAAGGGAGAGGTCGTCTTTAAAGAGGGAGCGATTGGTGATTTCGTGATAATGCGGTCCAACGGGCAGCCAATCTACAACTTTGCCGTAGTTGCCGACGATATCTCAATGGAGATCTCTCACGTGATAAGAGGAGACGACCATCTTTCAAACACACTGAGACAGCTGGCTCTGTATGAAGCCTTCGGGGTCGCAATACCCTCATTTGCCCATGTGTCTATGATCCTTGGACCTGATGGAAAGAAGCTCAGCAAAAGGCATGGCGATACCTCGGTCGAGCAGTTCAGAGAAAAAGGATTTCTTCCTGAAGCGTTCTTCAATTTCCTTGCTTTGTTGGGTTGGTCTCACCCGGATGGGAAGGAAATCTTACGACATGAAGAGATAGTTGAAAGCTTCACAATTGAAAGGGTCAATACAAGTGCGGCGATCTTTGACGACGCTAAGGTAAGGTGGATGAATGGGGTTTATATTCGCGAAACCGACCTTGACAGGATAACGGATCTGACAATCCCCTTTATTGTGGAATCGAAGCTAATGACTTCTGAAGAGGTTGTTGCCAACAGAAAGTGGTTAAGAAGAGCCATTGACTCTGTTCGAAAGGGAGTTGAGACACTTTCTGAAGTACCAGAGAAAATGAAGTTGTATTTCGATGACCCTGAGCTGACTCAATTCAGCCCATCCAGTGATAGCGAAAGGGAAGTTTACAGGGCTCTTGAAGCCTTCAAAGACAGAGTAGAATATCTTGATTCCTGGAATAACGATGAAATAATTGGGACCATAAGAGCTATCATAAAAGATATGAAACCTGATAGAAAGGGTTTCTACATGACGTTAAGGTATATCCTTACATCGGCCGAAGAAGGGCCCGAACTAGTAGATGTTATATTCCTTCTTGGAAGAAATAAGACACTTAATCGGCTTCAGCGGGCACTAAGGATGGCATAG
- a CDS encoding ABC transporter permease, giving the protein MSWIEAIFAILVNPLFYKLTLLSATPLIFASLGGTYSEITGVTNIALEGIMLMGAFTSIVFTLLSGNAWIGVLMAVIIGTGFTWFHAWASIRWSANQIVSATALVIIAQGTTSFLMIPIFGNEGQTDFIGRVAYLEAGWLKEIPFIGDIFGSMSPFTYLAIISIAASWFLMYKTPLGLRMRAVGENPEAADTLGINVFRIRYFGVLMSGVFASLAGAFLSVGELGRFVENMIHGRGFIALAAMILGNWNPVGAMWAAILFGAAEAMNLQLQSSSIVSVSASVKPLFNMLPFVVTLIVVGGFIGKTRSPAASGTPYEKES; this is encoded by the coding sequence ATGAGCTGGATCGAAGCGATCTTTGCTATACTTGTCAACCCTTTGTTCTACAAACTGACTCTGCTTTCCGCAACTCCTTTGATTTTCGCCTCTCTCGGAGGTACATACAGCGAAATCACTGGGGTAACGAATATTGCTCTCGAAGGTATCATGCTTATGGGAGCGTTTACCTCTATTGTTTTTACCCTTCTTTCAGGCAATGCGTGGATTGGAGTTCTTATGGCAGTAATTATTGGAACAGGGTTCACGTGGTTCCATGCATGGGCTAGCATAAGGTGGTCTGCAAACCAGATTGTAAGCGCTACAGCCCTTGTCATCATTGCTCAAGGGACGACGTCCTTCTTGATGATTCCAATATTCGGAAATGAAGGCCAAACTGATTTCATTGGTAGAGTTGCGTATCTTGAAGCCGGTTGGCTGAAGGAAATCCCTTTCATAGGGGATATTTTCGGTTCTATGAGCCCTTTTACCTATCTTGCGATCATCTCCATAGCAGCAAGCTGGTTCCTGATGTACAAGACACCTCTAGGACTGAGAATGAGAGCCGTTGGAGAGAACCCGGAGGCCGCGGATACTCTTGGGATAAACGTATTCAGGATAAGATATTTTGGAGTTCTTATGAGTGGTGTCTTTGCCAGTCTTGCAGGAGCTTTTCTATCAGTAGGAGAGCTAGGAAGGTTTGTTGAGAATATGATTCACGGAAGAGGGTTTATTGCTCTTGCAGCGATGATTCTAGGTAACTGGAATCCAGTTGGCGCGATGTGGGCCGCGATTTTGTTTGGGGCTGCAGAAGCGATGAATCTTCAGCTGCAAAGCAGTTCGATTGTCTCGGTATCTGCAAGTGTCAAACCGCTTTTCAATATGCTTCCTTTTGTAGTAACGCTTATTGTTGTTGGCGGCTTTATTGGGAAAACAAGATCACCTGCAGCTTCGGGAACGCCTTACGAAAAGGAATCATGA
- a CDS encoding BMP family protein translates to MKLRLLLVFSLILMIALPVMAMKVIMVTDVGGLGDKSFNDGTWEGIVKASDFLGLEREVVQSKEQADYIPNLSNAAKEADIIFGVGFMMADALYKVAPQFPDTYFIGIDIDPIENMPNNVATYLFKEQEGAFLVGYVVAAMTETNMVGFVGGLPIPPVERFRYGYEAGIRVYEELHGKTISMLQGYTMDFNDPKKGKDLALAQFAEGADIVFHAAGACGNGVIEAAAEKGEGFFAVGVDVDQDYMAPGRVLTSSVKRVDMASYQAVMSIALGTFEPGTKTLGIKDEGVGISPMTYTKDVVGPVILSEVEFLRGLLKAGTFVVPDTQEELDAFVVPEITLP, encoded by the coding sequence ATGAAACTAAGATTATTGCTGGTGTTCTCACTTATTCTCATGATTGCCCTCCCAGTAATGGCAATGAAGGTAATCATGGTTACTGACGTCGGCGGACTTGGAGACAAGTCTTTTAACGACGGAACATGGGAAGGAATTGTGAAAGCTTCTGATTTCCTTGGATTGGAAAGGGAAGTAGTTCAATCCAAAGAACAGGCCGACTACATACCGAATCTATCCAACGCCGCAAAGGAAGCAGATATTATCTTCGGAGTCGGCTTCATGATGGCCGATGCGCTTTACAAGGTTGCTCCTCAGTTCCCGGACACTTACTTCATCGGTATCGACATCGATCCGATCGAGAATATGCCCAACAACGTGGCAACGTATCTATTTAAAGAACAGGAAGGAGCTTTCCTGGTAGGCTATGTAGTAGCCGCTATGACTGAGACAAACATGGTAGGTTTTGTTGGTGGTCTCCCAATTCCTCCGGTCGAAAGATTCCGCTATGGCTATGAGGCCGGCATTAGAGTTTACGAAGAGCTTCACGGAAAGACCATTAGCATGCTTCAGGGATACACTATGGACTTTAACGATCCAAAGAAGGGTAAGGACCTCGCACTCGCTCAGTTCGCTGAAGGCGCAGACATCGTCTTCCACGCAGCAGGTGCATGTGGAAACGGAGTAATTGAAGCCGCTGCTGAAAAGGGAGAAGGTTTCTTTGCAGTAGGAGTTGACGTTGATCAGGACTACATGGCTCCTGGAAGAGTCCTTACCAGTTCAGTCAAGAGAGTCGACATGGCTTCTTATCAGGCCGTTATGAGTATTGCACTTGGAACTTTTGAACCAGGAACGAAGACCCTCGGTATTAAGGATGAAGGCGTTGGAATCAGCCCCATGACTTATACTAAGGATGTTGTTGGACCAGTTATCCTTTCCGAAGTTGAATTCCTAAGAGGTCTTCTTAAGGCTGGAACATTTGTTGTTCCAGATACACAGGAAGAGCTGGATGCATTCGTTGTCCCAGAAATAACCCTTCCATAA
- a CDS encoding ABC transporter ATP-binding protein codes for MKGIVKTFPSVVANDHVDFQVKQGEIHALVGENGAGKSTLMNQLYGLYTPDEGEIFINGKRTVINGPKDAIEMGIGMVHQHFMLVDNQTVAENVVLGSEPKYGPLKLFLDTGKSRKIVKELSMKFGLAVDIDSYIEDIPVGMQQRVEILKILYRGAEILIFDEPTAVLTPQETEELFKILRVLKENGKTIIFITHKLNEVMAITDRVTVMRLGKVTGQVNTKDTNPRQLATMMVGREVLLRVEKEEKQAGDTVLEVKDLHVKDNRNLYTVNGVSFSVRQGEIVGIAGVAGNGQTELVEAITGLRKVEKGNVFLSGMDLTNQTALEIRETGLTHIPENRIKRGMVTQYPVFYNLILGKQDEEPFSQEGFINQKAVKDFAREVVDTFDVRPKNINMLAGNLSGGNQQKVVVGRELSIVPIEPKVVVVSQPTRGLDIGAIEFIHTTLISMRDKGIAMLLISMELDEIFSLSDRILVFYEGEIMGEVTPDEVDREEIGLMMAGHKKAEVVRERSDEE; via the coding sequence ATGAAGGGAATTGTAAAGACATTTCCTTCCGTTGTCGCTAATGATCATGTCGATTTCCAAGTCAAACAGGGTGAAATACACGCACTTGTTGGCGAGAATGGTGCAGGAAAATCGACACTCATGAATCAGTTGTATGGACTTTATACTCCTGACGAAGGAGAGATTTTTATAAATGGCAAGAGGACAGTAATCAATGGTCCTAAAGATGCTATTGAAATGGGTATTGGTATGGTTCATCAGCATTTCATGCTTGTGGACAATCAGACTGTAGCTGAAAACGTCGTCCTCGGTTCTGAACCGAAGTACGGCCCTCTAAAACTCTTCTTGGACACTGGAAAGTCACGAAAAATCGTTAAAGAATTGTCGATGAAGTTTGGATTGGCCGTTGATATTGATTCGTATATCGAAGACATTCCTGTTGGAATGCAGCAAAGGGTTGAAATTCTAAAAATTCTCTACAGGGGCGCTGAGATTCTGATCTTCGATGAACCGACAGCCGTTCTTACTCCCCAGGAAACTGAAGAGCTTTTCAAGATTCTCCGAGTACTTAAAGAGAATGGTAAGACTATCATCTTCATTACTCACAAACTGAACGAAGTGATGGCTATAACTGACAGAGTAACGGTAATGAGACTTGGTAAAGTTACCGGTCAAGTAAACACTAAAGACACTAACCCGAGACAACTCGCCACAATGATGGTCGGAAGAGAAGTTCTTCTACGTGTGGAAAAGGAAGAGAAGCAGGCTGGTGATACTGTTCTCGAGGTAAAAGACCTCCATGTCAAAGACAACAGAAATCTATACACTGTTAACGGAGTCTCTTTTTCGGTCCGTCAGGGCGAAATCGTGGGAATAGCAGGTGTTGCAGGCAACGGTCAAACAGAGCTTGTTGAGGCAATAACTGGTTTACGGAAGGTTGAAAAAGGCAATGTCTTCCTTAGCGGCATGGATCTTACCAATCAAACCGCGCTGGAGATTAGAGAGACAGGCTTAACTCATATTCCGGAGAACAGAATCAAACGAGGCATGGTAACTCAGTACCCCGTATTTTACAATCTTATCCTTGGGAAACAGGACGAAGAACCCTTTTCACAGGAGGGGTTTATTAACCAGAAAGCTGTTAAGGATTTCGCCAGGGAAGTTGTGGATACATTTGATGTCAGGCCAAAGAATATAAACATGCTTGCTGGAAACCTCTCAGGCGGAAACCAGCAAAAAGTGGTTGTAGGGCGTGAACTGAGTATCGTACCGATAGAACCGAAAGTTGTGGTAGTCTCTCAGCCGACAAGAGGACTAGATATAGGAGCCATTGAGTTCATACACACAACTTTGATTTCAATGCGTGACAAGGGTATTGCAATGCTTCTGATTTCAATGGAGCTGGACGAGATATTTTCCCTTTCTGATAGAATACTCGTCTTCTATGAGGGCGAAATAATGGGGGAAGTAACTCCTGATGAAGTCGATCGAGAAGAAATAGGACTGATGATGGCCGGTCACAAGAAGGCCGAGGTCGTCAGGGAACGGAGTGATGAAGAATGA
- a CDS encoding hemolysin family protein: MEDPTSSGDPVSLLLNFVLLGFLLYLSGVFSGTETALMTMSKLKLRDLMDSKEKRFSSSVKYFVDNPNSVLTAILVMNNVVNILSSSLATLLALRLLPNNSAGIAAALVTGVMTFLILVFGEITPKIFARENSERFFRRMITVITVITVVLKPLLWLLLHISNFFIVVVGGKKVDFAPFITEDEIRSAVDAGHEEGVLQSEERMIMKRTLELKDISVKEIMTPRVEIEALEEEQPLIDLMELVESEGYSRYPIYRENIDRIVGVCYAKDLLNFILERKDNNVLKTIHVEEIMRSPYFVPETKKVDDLLREFREKKNHLAVVIDEYGGTAGIITMEDVIEELTGEILDEYDEESEEMMIERLGESEYIVDGMTPINDIERELEQPFPNTEFETIGGYLLEVLERFPEVGEKIIVNGFTFEILAAGKNKVEKIRLNVDRRDVDERHFRGESTNTEGY, translated from the coding sequence GTGGAAGACCCTACTAGTAGCGGGGATCCTGTTTCGCTCTTATTGAACTTTGTACTACTTGGCTTTCTTCTTTACCTTTCGGGTGTCTTCTCTGGAACAGAAACGGCTCTCATGACTATGAGCAAATTGAAACTACGCGATCTTATGGATAGCAAAGAAAAGCGCTTCAGCAGTTCTGTGAAATACTTTGTCGATAACCCGAATTCAGTTCTTACTGCAATACTTGTGATGAATAATGTTGTAAACATCCTTTCTTCGTCACTCGCGACTTTACTTGCACTTCGACTTCTTCCGAATAATTCGGCCGGAATTGCCGCGGCGCTTGTTACGGGGGTCATGACTTTTCTCATTCTGGTGTTTGGAGAGATAACTCCTAAGATTTTCGCACGTGAGAATTCAGAGAGATTCTTCAGAAGAATGATAACGGTAATCACTGTAATCACCGTGGTTTTGAAACCTCTCTTATGGCTCTTATTGCATATCTCGAATTTCTTCATAGTAGTTGTTGGGGGAAAGAAGGTTGATTTTGCGCCATTCATTACTGAGGACGAAATAAGATCTGCAGTAGATGCCGGTCATGAAGAGGGAGTACTCCAATCGGAAGAAAGAATGATAATGAAGAGAACTCTGGAATTGAAAGACATCTCAGTAAAAGAGATAATGACTCCGAGAGTAGAGATCGAGGCGCTGGAAGAAGAGCAGCCGCTCATAGATTTGATGGAACTTGTCGAATCGGAAGGATATTCTCGATACCCGATCTACAGAGAGAACATAGATAGAATTGTTGGAGTATGCTACGCGAAAGATCTGCTGAATTTCATTCTAGAGAGAAAGGACAATAACGTTCTTAAGACTATTCATGTTGAAGAGATAATGAGGTCTCCGTATTTCGTGCCTGAAACTAAAAAGGTCGATGACCTGCTGAGAGAATTCCGAGAGAAGAAAAATCATCTCGCGGTGGTCATTGATGAGTATGGAGGAACGGCAGGAATAATAACGATGGAAGACGTTATTGAGGAACTGACAGGCGAGATCCTCGATGAGTACGATGAGGAGTCAGAAGAGATGATGATAGAGAGACTTGGTGAAAGTGAGTATATTGTTGATGGAATGACTCCGATTAACGATATAGAGAGAGAACTGGAGCAGCCATTTCCCAATACTGAATTTGAGACAATAGGCGGGTATCTTCTTGAAGTTCTTGAGAGATTTCCGGAAGTGGGAGAAAAAATAATCGTAAATGGTTTCACTTTCGAAATCCTGGCGGCCGGAAAGAATAAGGTAGAGAAGATTAGGCTCAATGTTGATAGGAGGGATGTTGATGAAAGACACTTCAGAGGAGAAAGCACTAATACAGAAGGCTATTGA